In the Agrobacterium vitis genome, GCGGAAATTGCAATCAATGCCTTCCTCGGCAATCAGCGCCTCGATGGTATCAATGGAACTGTCGAGCGCCTGGTAAAGCGCAATCGCCCGCTCCTTGCCCAATTCAGCCTTGGCCCCCAGATAGCTGTGGGCCAAGCCGTTGTTGAGGTGCCCGCCATTGCGGCCAGAGGCACCCCAGCCAATGCGCTGCCCCTCCAGCACGATCACCTTTGCCCCCGCTTTCGCCAGTTGGCGGGCCGCTGCGAGGCCTGTAAAGCCGCCGCCAATCACCGCGACATCAAAATCGCCTTCAATTGCGCCGGTGATGCCCTCGGCAAATTTCGGGGCGGTGTCGTGCCAGTAGGAGAGATATTTCATCGCTTAAAGACCAAACACGCCGGGGAGATCGTAAACGCCTGCGATTTCCTGATAGCCATAATAGGGATTGGCTGGCTCATGACCGCGGTTGACCCAGACCTTGTTCTTGATGCCCAGATCATGGGCGGTCATCAGATCATAGCGGAAGGAAGACGACACATGGGTAATGTCTTCCGGGCCGCAGCCGAGCATGTCGAACATATATTCAAAGCCCTTCATGCGCGGCTTGTAGGATTGCGCCTGCTCTGCCGTATAGACCGCATGGAAGGGCGCACCAAGCTTTTCCACATTGGACATGATCTGCGAATTCATGGCGTTGGAAAGAATCACCAGCGGAATTTCCTTGGCCACTTTGGCAAGGCCAGCAGGCACATCCGAATGCGGACCCCATGTGGGTACGCGCTCATACACGGTCTTGGCGTCTTCCTCGCGGAAGGTCACGCCGTTTCTCTTGCAGGTGCGCTCGATAGCATTGTGGACCACATCGGCATAGGGCTTCCAATCGCCCAGCACTTCATCGAGACGATAGGCTGAGAAGTCTTTGACAAACTCATCCATATGGGCGGCATCCAGTTGAGGACCGTAAATATCGCGAGCCGCTTCCGCCATCTGGAAATTGATGAGCGTGCCGTAGCAATCGAAGGTGATGAATTTCGGGCGGAAGGGAGCCATGGGTTTCTTGATCCTTGCAAAGCATATCGTTGAGGTTTTCCCATCATAGGCAGAGCCGCGCCAAGCGGTTCACCGCAATTGCCTCTTCTCAAAGCACAATGTTGCGTATGCAGTGGCGGATTTGGCAGAGAGTTTTGCAAACTCCTAAGAGCCGCTATCCAGACACCCCGCAGAAATGCAAGGCCACGGCATAAGATGCGGCGATCAATGGTCGGAACGGCCAAAGATACCAAGGACGCGCTATCGTCGGGATGATCTTCTTTGCGTAGGGGTCTATCACTGAGAAGCACCAGAGTTTGCCTTGGGAAAAGTGGCCACCGGTTTTCCCGAAAAGACAAACTCAAACAAAAAGCCAACAGATTTCAGGATAGTGCCATGCAGGCAAGCCAGATCGACATCATTTCCTTTGGTCCCGAACACATCGACGGCGCATTTATGCTGTCGCAGCAAGCCCAATGGCCACATCGCCGGGAAGATTGGGCCTTTTTGCTGTCCTTGAGCAAGGGCTTTGTGGCGCTTGAAGGCGGGCGCGTAGTGGGAACCGCCATGGCGACGCTTTATGGAGAGACCTGCGCCACCATCAACATGGTCATTGTCGATGCCTCCATGCGCGGGCGTGGGCTTGGCCGTAAATTGATGGACATGGCCTTGAATGCCGCAGATGGGCGCGAATGCCGTCTGGTGGCAACGCAGGATGGCCTGCCCCTCTACGAAAAGCTCGGCTTTGTCGCCGCTGGTGAAATTATCCAGCATCAAGGCATTGTCGAAGATGGCGCTATCGCCAATTCTACAATCTCCTGGGCTGATCAGGAGGTGGAGCAAGAATTGGCCACTCTTGATGCGGCTGCCTTTGGCGCGGATCGGAGTGGTCTGCTGAGCAAGCTCGCGGAAACCGGCAAATTTGCCATTCTCAGAGATGCTGGCCGCATCACCGGCTATATCGCTCTGCGTCCCTTTGGTCGCGGTGAAGTCGCGGGGCCGGTCGTGGCGGCCAATCAGGACGATGCAAAAGCCCTTCTGTCCTTTGTGTTCGCTGCAAGAACAGGATCGTTTCTGCGCGTCGACACAGCAGTTGCAACAGGTCTTGCGCCTTGGTTGACGCAGCAAGGCCTTGTTCACGTAGGCGGCGGCGTGCCGATGCGACGCAATGCGGCACAGATAGATCCGAATGAATCGGCTTCCGTTAAAACCTATGCACTCGCCAGCCAGTCACTCGGCTGAATTTGGAGATCTGATAATGTTGAGCAATTCCCTGATTGAACTGGACCGCGCCCATCTGGTGCATCCGGTTGCCTCCTATCACGGCCATGAAAAGGCCGGCGTGCGGGTTTTGAAATCCGCAAAGGGTGCCACCATCACCGATGTCAGCGGCCACCAATTGCTCGACGGCTTTGCCGGTCTGTGGTGCGTGAATGCCGGTTACGGCCAGGAAAGCATTATCGAGGCCGCCACCAAGCAGCTGCGGGAACTGCCTTACGCCACCGGCTATTTCAGCCTCGGCTCGGAACCCGCCATCCGGCTGGCTGCGGAACTGGCAGACCGCGCACCCGGCGATCTCAACCACGTCTATTTCACCCTTGGCGGCTCAGACGCCATCGACAGCACCATCCGCTTCATCCGCTATTATTACCATTGCAAGGGCACGCCGCAGAAGGACCAGTTTATCTCGGTAGAACAGGGCTATCATGGCTCATCCACGGTCGGCGCTGGCCTGACGGCTCTGCCGCTGTTTCATGCCGGATTCGGCCTGCCATTTGACTGGCAGCATAAAATTCCGTCGCACTACGCCTATCGCAACCCGGTCGGCAATGATCCCACCGCCATTATTGCTTCCTCCGTTGCAGCCTTGCGCAAGAAGGTCGAAGAACTGGGCAGTGAGCGCGTAGCGGCCTTCTATGTCGAACCGATTCAAGGCTCCGGCGGTGTTCTGGTGCCGCCCGATGGCTGGCTGAAAGCCATGCGCGATGTCTGCACCGAGCTGGATATTTTGTTCGTGGCCGATGAAGTCATCACCGGGTTTGGCCGCACCGGGCCGTTGTTTGCCTGTTCGGATGATGGCGTGGTGCCGGATCTGATGACCACTGCCAAGGGCCTCACCTCTGGCTATGTGCCGATGGGTGCGGTGTTCCTGTCCGATAAAATCTACAACACCATTGCCGATGGTGCCGGATCGGCGGCGATTGGCCATGGCTATACCTATTCGGCGCATCCGGTCAGTGCCGCTGTTGGCCTTGCCGTGCTAAAGCTTTATGAGGACGGCCTGCTGGACAACGGTCGCAAAATGGGCGCACGTCTGATAGAGGGCTTGGAAAGCCTGAAAGACCATCCATTGGTGGGCGATGTGCGCGGTCGCGGCATGCTGGCCGCCATTGAAATGGTGGTGGACAAGGACAAGAAAACCCCGCTGCCAGCCGCTGCCGCACCTGCCACGCGGGTGTTTGAACGCGCCTGGGACAATGGCCTTGTCATCCGCGCCTTTGCCAATGGCATTCTGGGCTATGCGCCACCGCTGTGCTGCACGGAAAGCGAAATCGACGCCATTGTCGAGCGCACCAGGAAGACGCTGGATCAAACGCTGGAAGATCCGGACGTTCGCACTGCCATGGCCTGAGACCACACCCAGTCAGGCGAAATACCGCCGAACGATCAGATTCAGAATTTTCTGCCGTCTTAAGATCGGCATTCGGGAAGAAACAGCCCGTAGCTCCTGTAATACTTCGAGTGCGCCTCAGTAGAAAATGCCAGGGCGCATTCAAGATAAAAATAAAAGTTAAGCGAGGAAACCAAGAGATCGTGAGTGACAGGAACGGCATTTGCCGGGCCTGATGCAACAAGATGGACAAGCCAGAGGATGCAATGATGGCAAAGGCCTTTGCGGATTTCAAATATCTCACCTTCGACGTGGTCGGCACGCTCATTGATTTTGAGAGCGGCATTACCCATTGCCTCGCTGAGATTGCCGCAGAGACAGGCGTGACGATGGATGGAGAACACGCCCTTTCGCTCTATCGTGCGGCCCGCTATGACGATGAAGCCTTGCTTTTTCCCGATGATCTCGCGCGGGTCTACTTAAAGATCGCCCCCGCCCTCGGCCTGCCGGCAAATGCTGCGTTTAGCGAGCGCTTGCGTGGCTCCGTCACCGATTGGAAGCCTTTTGCCGATAGCGTTGCCGCGCTGGCACAGTTGAAAACCCGCTACCGGCTGATTGCCATGACCAATGCGCAGCGCTGGGCCTTTGCGTATTTCGATGAAGCCTTGGGCGAGCCCTTCCATGCCGCCTTCACCACCGACGACACAGCGACGGAAAAGCCCGATCCAGCGTTTTTCGACACGGTTTTCGCGTTCGTTGAAAAGGAAGGCAACAGCCGCGCCGATATCCTGCATGTGGCGCAAAGCCAGTATCACGACATCGGCATTTCACGGCAGCTTGGCCTGACCAATTGCTGGATCGAGCGGCGCCATGCCCAAAAAGGCTATGGCGGTACGATCGAACCGGAAACATTTGTGAAACCCGATTTTCACTTCACCTCCATGGCGGGACTTGCCGAGGCCGTAGAGTTGGATCACGCCGTCTGAAGGCAACACTCGATAAAATCAGCATACGATGACGTGCCACCAAAACGCACGCAACACAGTCACAACAATAAGGGGAATGTCATGACAGACAAGCAGACGACAAATTGGACCGGCGCTGACGATGCCATGGTGGAAAATGCCATTCGCCGTGGTGCCACCCGCCGGGAACTGATGCAGATGATGCTAGCTGGTGGCGTTGCCCTCACCGCCGCCGGCTCCATCATGGGGCGCGCCTCAAGCGCGCTCGCCGCGACGCCGGTCAAGGGCGGATCTTTGAAAGCCGCCGGCTATTCTGCGTCCAATGCCGATACGCTGGACCCGGCCAAGGCCTCGCTTTCCACCGACTATGTGCGCTGCTGCGCGCTCTATAACCGTTTGACCATTCTCGATAAAACCGGCGCTCCGCAGATGGAGCTGGCAGAATCGGTTGAAAGCAAAGACGCTCAGGTCTGGACGATCAAGCTGAAAAGCGGCGTGACCTTCCACGACGGCAAGACGCTGACCGCAGACGACGTGGTCTATTCGCTGAAGCGCCATCTCGATCCGGCCACCGGCTCCAAGGTTGCCAAGATTGCCGCCCAGATGACCGGCATCAAGGCCGTAGACAAGCAGACCGTAGAAATCTCGCTCTCGCATGCCAATGCCGACATGCCGTCCATTCTCGCCATCCATCAGTTCATGATCGTTGCCGATGGCACCACGGATTTCTCCAAGGGCAATGGCACCGGTGCCTTCGTTCTCGAAAAATTCGAGCCCGGCGTCCGCTCGATCATGAAGCGCAATGGCAATTACTGGAAAGCTGGCGGCCCAAATGTCGACAGTTTCGAATTCTTCGCGATCAGCGAGGACAATGCCCGTGTCAACGCGCTCCTGTCGGGTGACATCCAGCTGGCTGCCTCCATCAATCCGCGCTCCATGCGTCTGGTCGATACCCAGGACGGCTTCGTGCTGTCGAAGACGACATCGGGCAATTACACCAATCTCAACATGCGCATGGACATGGCGCCGGGCAACAAGAAAGATTTCATCGATGGCATGAAGCTGATCGTTAACAGGGAACAGATCGTCAAATCCGCATTGCGTGGGCTGGGCGAAGTCGGCAACGACCAGCCGCTGTCATCGGCAAGCTTCTATCACAATGCCGATCTGAAGCCGAAGGCCTTCGATCCCGACAAGGCGAAATTCCATTTCCAGAAGGCGGGCGTGCTTGGCCAGTCCATCCCGGTTATCGCATCAGAAGCCGCAAGCTCTTCGATAGACATGGCGATGATTATCCAGGCATCGGCGGCAGAAATCGGCATGAAGCTCGACGTGCAGCGCGTACCCTCCGATGGTTATTGGGACAAATACTGGCTGAAGGCACCGGTCCATTTCGGCAATATCAATCCGCGTCCGACGCCGGACATCCTGTTTTCGCTGCTTTACTCTTCCGACGCGCCGTGGAACGAAAGCCAGTACAAGTCGCCGAAATTCGACAAGATGCTGCTTGAGGCCCGTGGCCTGCTGGACCAGGCCAAGCGCAAGGAAATCTATGGCGAGATGCAGGTGATGATCGCAGAGGAAGCCGGAACAGTGATCCCGGCCTATATTTCCAACGTCGATGCTATCACGGCCAAGCTGAAAGGGCTCGAATCCAGCCCGCTGGGTGGCATGATGGGCTATGCCTTCGCCGAATATGTCTGGCTGGAAGCCTGATACCAGTTCGGCAGACCCTCTACGAGCGGGCCTTGGCAAATGACTTTGGATCGATGCGTGCTTTATCCAACGCATCGCGGCAAAGCCGTTTGCCAGCCTGGCGGCATATGATGGCGGTCAACTGCATTCCGATCACACGAAGTGATTGCCGAAGATTGATCGCCCTAACCAAGCTGGAGCATGTGCGTGAACGCCCGAGCCTTTTCCCTTGTTGTCAACAGGCTGATGATCGCCCTGATCACCTTGATCATCGTGTCGCTGGCCGTTTTCATGGCGACTGCGCTGTTGCCAGGCGATACGGCGACCATGCTGCTTGGTCAGGCCGCGACACCTGAAGCCGTCGAGGGCCTGCGCCAGGCCATGCACCTCAACGATCCCGCAATCCTGCGGTTCCTGCGTTGGGCAACGGGCTTGCTGCAAGGCGATCTCGGCACGTCCTACGCCAATAACATGCCGATTGCCGAGCTGATTTCCGGCCGTCTGGTCAATTCCATGAAGCTTGCCGGCATCACTGCCCTCCTGGCCGTTCCCATCGCACTAACGCTGGGTATTACTTCGGCCATGCTACGCGGCTCCCTCTATGACCGCTGCGTCACCGTGGTGACCATTGGGGTGATTTCCGTGCCCGAATTCATGATTGCCACCTCCGCCGTTCTGCTGTTTGCGGTCTATCTGAAATGGCTACCGGCGCTGTCCTTTGCCAATGAGGTTCATAGTTTTGTTGGCCTGTTGCGCGTTTATGCCATGCCCGTCATCACGCTAACGTTCGGCGTTTCGGCCCAGATGATCCGCATGACCCGGGCAGCGGTGATCGAAACGCTCGATACGCCCTATGTCGAAATGGCATTGCTGAAAGGCGCCTCGCGCCGCCGTATCGTGCTGCGCCATGCGCTGCCCAATGCGCTGGGGCCAATCGTCAATGCCATGGCGCTATCGCTGTCCTATCTGATCGGCGGGGTCATTATCGTCGAGACGATCTTCAACTATCCCGGCATTGCCAAGCTGATGGTCGATGCCGTCGCCACCCGCGACCTGCCGCTGATCCAGAGCTGCGCGATGATCTTCTGCGTCGGCTATCTCGTGTTGATCACCATTGCCGATATCGTTTCCATTCTGTCCAATCCGAGGCTGCGATGACTATGACGCCACTAAACGGGACGCCATCAACAGCACCAATCGCTCACAGACGGCGGTCATTCGGCTATCGCATCAATGCCGTTGGCATTGCCGGCCTCACCGTCATCAGCGCTTGGGCGCTGGTGGCGATATTCGCGCCCATGCTCATCCCGCATCCGGTCGGTGAGATCGTCGATTTCGACTATTTCGGGCCGATGAGTAACACGCTCTGGCTGGGCTCCGATTATCTCGGTAGGGACATGCTGTCGCGCATCATCATGGGTGCGCGCTACACGGTCGGCATTTCACTGGCCGCCGTTACCATTGCCTGCTTTTCCGGCGTCGTGCTCGGCATGATCGCCGCCGTCGCCGGTGGCTGGATCGATACCGTGCTCAGCCGCTTTCTCGATGCGATGAACTCCATTCCCAGCAAGCTCTTCGGTCTGGTGGTGGTCGCTGCCGTCGGATCGTCGATCCCGGTTCTGGTCATGACCCTGTCGGTGATCTACACGCCCGGCGCCTATCGCTTTGCCCGCGCCCTTGCCGTCAACATCAATGCCATGGATTTCATCAGCGTCGCACGCATCCGGGGCGAGACTATTTTCTACATCATCCGCTCTGAAATCCTGCCGAATATTACCGGGCCAGTGCTGGCGGATTTTGGGCTGCGCTTTGTCTTCATCGTGTTGCTGCTCTCAGGGCTTTCCTTCCTGGGCCTCGGTGTCCAGCCGCCCAATGCCGATTGGGGCGCATTGGTGCGTGAAAATATCGGCGGCCTGCCCTTTGCGGCACCAGCGGTGATTTTCCCGTCGCTGGCCATTGCCAGCCTGACGATCAGCGTCAACATGCTGATCGATAATCTTCCCCGCAAGATCCGCGACAGGAGTGCATGATGGCAAACCTCGTGGAAATCCGCGACCTGAAGGTCCAGGCCACCACCGATTCCGGCCGCAAGGTCGAGATTATCAAGGGCGTCAGTCTGGATATCGCCGAAGGCGAAATCGTTGCCTTGATCGGCGAGAGCGGATCTGGAAAAACCACCATCGCCTTGACGCTGATGGGCCATACCCGCCCCGGATGCCGTATAACCGGCGGCACGATCAGTGTCGCGGGCAAGGATATGGCCGCACTTTCCGAGCGCAATCGCGCCGGTATTCGCGGAACCGATGTCGCTTATGTGCCGCAATCGGCGGCGGCGGCTTTCAATCCGGCCATCCGGATCATGGACCAAGTGATTGAGGTCACCCGCATTCACGACCTGATGTCAAAGGAGGAAGCCCGCGCCCGCGCCGTGGCGCTGTTTAAAGCACTGTCCCTCCCCAATCCCGAAACGATCGGCACACGCTATCCACATCAGGTCTCCGGCGGACAGTTGCAGCGTCTGTCAGCGGCCATGGCGCTGATCGGCGACCCGAAGCTGGTGATTTTCGACGAGCCGACCACGGCGCTTGACGTGACGACGCAGATCGAAGTGCTGCGCGCCTTCAAGTCAGTGATGCGCAAGGACGGCATTTCCGGGGTCTATGTCTCCCATGATCTGGCCGTCGTTGCCCAGATTGCCGACAGGATCGTCGTGCTCAAGGGCGGTGAAGTGCAGGAAACCGGCACCACCGCCGAGCTGCTGGCCCATGCGCAACATCCCTATACCCGTGAACTTCTGTCTGCCTTTGAACCCAAGCCCCGCACAACACCGCTTGCCGAAGACAAGAGCCTCAAGCCCCTGCTGGAAATCGAAAACCTGATTGCTGGCTATGGTGATCTGCAAGCGGATGGCCTGCCCCTCGTTCAGGCAGTGCAGTCCGTCAACCTCACGGTGCGTAATGGCCGCAACCTCGGCATTATCGGCGAATCCGGCTGCGGTAAATCCACCCTGGCGCGTAGCATTGCCGGCCTCCTGCCATTGGCGGCAGGCCATGTCATTTTCAATGGCCATGAACTGGGCCGCCATGCCCGCGACCGCACCCGCAATCAGTTGCGTGAAATGCAGATCGTCTTCCAATCCGCCGATACCGCCCTGAACCCGGCGAAATCCATCGAGGACATCCTTGGCCGTCCGCTGACCTTTTACCATGGCATGAAGGGCAAGGCGCGCGATGCGCGCATCAACCAATTGCTTGACATGGTCCATCTGCCGCAATCGCTGCGCCAGCGCCGCCCCTCGGAATTGTCCGGCGGTCAGAAACAGCGGGTCAATTTCGCCCGTGCACTGGCGGCGGAACCAAAGCTGATCCTGTGCGACGAAATCACCTCCGCACTCGACACCGTGGTCGCCGCCGCCGTCATCGAGCTTTTGAAGGAATTGCAGCGCGAGCTGGGCCTGTCCTATATTTTCATCAGCCACGATCTTTCGGTGGTGGAAGCGATCTGCGACGAGATCGTGGTAATGTATGCGGGCAAAAAGGTCGAGCAGATCTCACCGCAACAGCTTGCCGCTCCGCAACATCCCTATTCGAAACTGCTGTTTTCGTCAGTTCCGAAACTCGACCCGACCTGGCTCGATACGCTGCAACAGGACCCGGAACTGGTCAGGACCTACCGCATCAATCCGTAATGCCTGGATTTCCAGGTTTTAGTCCCTGCCAGCCGTGTGTTGCGTCAATGTGCTGCTGGCATCGCCGACAATTTCGACATGGCGATAGGCAGCTTCGGCGGCAGCAGTCTTTTCACCGCGCAGGATGGCATTGACGATGGCCTCATGCTCCTGAAAAGACAGTGACAAGCGGCCCGTCAAGCGAAACTGGGCGCGGCGAAACGGTGCCAACCGCGACCGGGTTTGGGTTACCAGTTCCAGAATATGCTGGTTATGGGCGCCCTGATAGATCCGGTTATGAAACTCGGTATTATAAGCGGAATAATCCTCGGTCAGCCCCGCCTGCACGATGCGGATTGAATCGCGGTGCATCCGTTCCAGCGCCCGACGCTCCTCCAGCGTCATGCGCTCTGCCGCCAGCCTGGCGCAGACAGCTTCAAGCTCCGCCATTGCCTCGAACATCGAGGTCAGAAACCCGCCGGTGACGTTGGTGACAACAGCGCTCTTGTTCGGCTTACGCTCCACCAGCCCCATCGCACACAATTGCCGCAGCGCCTCGCGCACCGGCGTACGCGACACCTCAAACCGCGTGGCAAGCGATCCTTCATCCAGCTTATCATCCGGCTGCAAATCACCGACGATAATCAGATCGGCAATGGCGCGTACCAGCTGTTCGACCGTATTGCCGGCACGAACAAGTTCGCGCACCCTCGGCTGATTCATTGAGATTTCCCAGTTTTATTATGGTTTGTATGCAGTTTTAAAAATCGTTTGTTTTGGCAAATTAACCCACAGCTCGACTGATATCAAAGCACGATTTTCACAAAAATACACAACTTTCCTGCGAGGTCAGGGACTTTTCCCTGAAAGATCTAGCAAATTTAATAGTCTCGCTCAAAAAATATTCATTTGGATTTTAAAAGTGCATACAGATGCACCGGCAGCAACCAGATAGGGCCAAAAAGCTCCTTTCAGGCGTGACTTTCAGATCTGGCATGGTGATTGCATACACTTTCTCAAATCATCCGCACCGGACGAGAGCCCGGAACAAAACAGGGGAACCCACCGATGACCAGATCGCCTTCCTTTACCCGCCGTCATTTCCTGCAAACCTCCGCCCTTGGTGCCGCTGCCGCCATTGCCGCTCCCGGCATGCTGCGTTCAGCGCAGGCTGCCGATCTCACCGTCGGCTTCATCTATGTCGGGCCGAAGGATGATTATGGCTACAACCAGGCCCATGCCGAGGGCGCTGCCGTGGTCAAGGCCTTGTCCGGCGTGACGGTGGTCGAAGAGGAGAATGTGCCTGAGACCGTCGATGTCCAGAAAACCATGGAATCGATGATCAATCTGGATGGTGCCAGCCTACTGTTCCCCACCTCTTTCGGCTATTTCGATCCCCACATGCTGGCAGTGGCGCAGAAATATCCTGACGTGCAGTTTCGCCATTGTGGCGGCCTCTGGCAAAAGGGCAAGAACCCGGACAATACCGGCTCCTATTTCGGCTACATCTTCCAGGGCCAATATCTGAACGGCATTGCCGCCGCCTATGCGACCAAATCGAAGAAGATCGGCTTCGTCGCTGCCAAGCCCATTCCTCAGGTGGTGCAGAATATCAATGCCTTCCTGCTCGGTGCCCGCTCCGTCGATCCGGCCATCACCTGCCAAGTGATTTTCACAGGCGAATGGTCGCTGGCCGTCAAGGAGGCCGAGGCCACCAATGCGCTGGTTGACCAGGGCGTCGATGTCATCACCTGCCATGTCGATAGCCCGAAGGTCGTGGTGCAGACTGCTGCTGGTCGCGGCGCTTTCGTCTGCGGCTATCATGCCAACCAGAGC is a window encoding:
- a CDS encoding haloacid dehalogenase type II; this translates as MAPFRPKFITFDCYGTLINFQMAEAARDIYGPQLDAAHMDEFVKDFSAYRLDEVLGDWKPYADVVHNAIERTCKRNGVTFREEDAKTVYERVPTWGPHSDVPAGLAKVAKEIPLVILSNAMNSQIMSNVEKLGAPFHAVYTAEQAQSYKPRMKGFEYMFDMLGCGPEDITHVSSSFRYDLMTAHDLGIKNKVWVNRGHEPANPYYGYQEIAGVYDLPGVFGL
- a CDS encoding GNAT family N-acetyltransferase gives rise to the protein MQASQIDIISFGPEHIDGAFMLSQQAQWPHRREDWAFLLSLSKGFVALEGGRVVGTAMATLYGETCATINMVIVDASMRGRGLGRKLMDMALNAADGRECRLVATQDGLPLYEKLGFVAAGEIIQHQGIVEDGAIANSTISWADQEVEQELATLDAAAFGADRSGLLSKLAETGKFAILRDAGRITGYIALRPFGRGEVAGPVVAANQDDAKALLSFVFAARTGSFLRVDTAVATGLAPWLTQQGLVHVGGGVPMRRNAAQIDPNESASVKTYALASQSLG
- a CDS encoding aspartate aminotransferase family protein, which codes for MLSNSLIELDRAHLVHPVASYHGHEKAGVRVLKSAKGATITDVSGHQLLDGFAGLWCVNAGYGQESIIEAATKQLRELPYATGYFSLGSEPAIRLAAELADRAPGDLNHVYFTLGGSDAIDSTIRFIRYYYHCKGTPQKDQFISVEQGYHGSSTVGAGLTALPLFHAGFGLPFDWQHKIPSHYAYRNPVGNDPTAIIASSVAALRKKVEELGSERVAAFYVEPIQGSGGVLVPPDGWLKAMRDVCTELDILFVADEVITGFGRTGPLFACSDDGVVPDLMTTAKGLTSGYVPMGAVFLSDKIYNTIADGAGSAAIGHGYTYSAHPVSAAVGLAVLKLYEDGLLDNGRKMGARLIEGLESLKDHPLVGDVRGRGMLAAIEMVVDKDKKTPLPAAAAPATRVFERAWDNGLVIRAFANGILGYAPPLCCTESEIDAIVERTRKTLDQTLEDPDVRTAMA
- a CDS encoding HAD-IA family hydrolase, which gives rise to MAKAFADFKYLTFDVVGTLIDFESGITHCLAEIAAETGVTMDGEHALSLYRAARYDDEALLFPDDLARVYLKIAPALGLPANAAFSERLRGSVTDWKPFADSVAALAQLKTRYRLIAMTNAQRWAFAYFDEALGEPFHAAFTTDDTATEKPDPAFFDTVFAFVEKEGNSRADILHVAQSQYHDIGISRQLGLTNCWIERRHAQKGYGGTIEPETFVKPDFHFTSMAGLAEAVELDHAV
- a CDS encoding ABC transporter substrate-binding protein, whose amino-acid sequence is MTDKQTTNWTGADDAMVENAIRRGATRRELMQMMLAGGVALTAAGSIMGRASSALAATPVKGGSLKAAGYSASNADTLDPAKASLSTDYVRCCALYNRLTILDKTGAPQMELAESVESKDAQVWTIKLKSGVTFHDGKTLTADDVVYSLKRHLDPATGSKVAKIAAQMTGIKAVDKQTVEISLSHANADMPSILAIHQFMIVADGTTDFSKGNGTGAFVLEKFEPGVRSIMKRNGNYWKAGGPNVDSFEFFAISEDNARVNALLSGDIQLAASINPRSMRLVDTQDGFVLSKTTSGNYTNLNMRMDMAPGNKKDFIDGMKLIVNREQIVKSALRGLGEVGNDQPLSSASFYHNADLKPKAFDPDKAKFHFQKAGVLGQSIPVIASEAASSSIDMAMIIQASAAEIGMKLDVQRVPSDGYWDKYWLKAPVHFGNINPRPTPDILFSLLYSSDAPWNESQYKSPKFDKMLLEARGLLDQAKRKEIYGEMQVMIAEEAGTVIPAYISNVDAITAKLKGLESSPLGGMMGYAFAEYVWLEA
- a CDS encoding ABC transporter permease; translation: MCVNARAFSLVVNRLMIALITLIIVSLAVFMATALLPGDTATMLLGQAATPEAVEGLRQAMHLNDPAILRFLRWATGLLQGDLGTSYANNMPIAELISGRLVNSMKLAGITALLAVPIALTLGITSAMLRGSLYDRCVTVVTIGVISVPEFMIATSAVLLFAVYLKWLPALSFANEVHSFVGLLRVYAMPVITLTFGVSAQMIRMTRAAVIETLDTPYVEMALLKGASRRRIVLRHALPNALGPIVNAMALSLSYLIGGVIIVETIFNYPGIAKLMVDAVATRDLPLIQSCAMIFCVGYLVLITIADIVSILSNPRLR
- a CDS encoding ABC transporter permease, whose product is MTPLNGTPSTAPIAHRRRSFGYRINAVGIAGLTVISAWALVAIFAPMLIPHPVGEIVDFDYFGPMSNTLWLGSDYLGRDMLSRIIMGARYTVGISLAAVTIACFSGVVLGMIAAVAGGWIDTVLSRFLDAMNSIPSKLFGLVVVAAVGSSIPVLVMTLSVIYTPGAYRFARALAVNINAMDFISVARIRGETIFYIIRSEILPNITGPVLADFGLRFVFIVLLLSGLSFLGLGVQPPNADWGALVRENIGGLPFAAPAVIFPSLAIASLTISVNMLIDNLPRKIRDRSA
- a CDS encoding ABC transporter ATP-binding protein yields the protein MANLVEIRDLKVQATTDSGRKVEIIKGVSLDIAEGEIVALIGESGSGKTTIALTLMGHTRPGCRITGGTISVAGKDMAALSERNRAGIRGTDVAYVPQSAAAAFNPAIRIMDQVIEVTRIHDLMSKEEARARAVALFKALSLPNPETIGTRYPHQVSGGQLQRLSAAMALIGDPKLVIFDEPTTALDVTTQIEVLRAFKSVMRKDGISGVYVSHDLAVVAQIADRIVVLKGGEVQETGTTAELLAHAQHPYTRELLSAFEPKPRTTPLAEDKSLKPLLEIENLIAGYGDLQADGLPLVQAVQSVNLTVRNGRNLGIIGESGCGKSTLARSIAGLLPLAAGHVIFNGHELGRHARDRTRNQLREMQIVFQSADTALNPAKSIEDILGRPLTFYHGMKGKARDARINQLLDMVHLPQSLRQRRPSELSGGQKQRVNFARALAAEPKLILCDEITSALDTVVAAAVIELLKELQRELGLSYIFISHDLSVVEAICDEIVVMYAGKKVEQISPQQLAAPQHPYSKLLFSSVPKLDPTWLDTLQQDPELVRTYRINP
- a CDS encoding GntR family transcriptional regulator produces the protein MNQPRVRELVRAGNTVEQLVRAIADLIIVGDLQPDDKLDEGSLATRFEVSRTPVREALRQLCAMGLVERKPNKSAVVTNVTGGFLTSMFEAMAELEAVCARLAAERMTLEERRALERMHRDSIRIVQAGLTEDYSAYNTEFHNRIYQGAHNQHILELVTQTRSRLAPFRRAQFRLTGRLSLSFQEHEAIVNAILRGEKTAAAEAAYRHVEIVGDASSTLTQHTAGRD
- a CDS encoding BMP family ABC transporter substrate-binding protein, whose translation is MTRSPSFTRRHFLQTSALGAAAAIAAPGMLRSAQAADLTVGFIYVGPKDDYGYNQAHAEGAAVVKALSGVTVVEEENVPETVDVQKTMESMINLDGASLLFPTSFGYFDPHMLAVAQKYPDVQFRHCGGLWQKGKNPDNTGSYFGYIFQGQYLNGIAAAYATKSKKIGFVAAKPIPQVVQNINAFLLGARSVDPAITCQVIFTGEWSLAVKEAEATNALVDQGVDVITCHVDSPKVVVQTAAGRGAFVCGYHANQSPLAPEKYLTGAEWAWGNVYTDFVKKAQAGEKLGNFVRGGLKDGFVKMSPLGPGVSVEARTKFEATLATMKAGGFSVFKGGQKDNKGNTVIPSGKDYAEDAIELESMNYLVEGVMGSMG